In the Solanum pennellii chromosome 5, SPENNV200 genome, one interval contains:
- the LOC107018729 gene encoding uncharacterized protein LOC107018729, whose translation MAASTSISLSFLVINPKSPLFPPQNQSISQISSTRNLHIHKIQRSNLPISSKIIPNRRISAISELSEVNVAETADQIVSSTGDDGVSTVIQSLLVIAFVGLSILTVGVIYIAVTDFLQKREKEKFEKEEAAKKKKSGRKGKIVARARGGPRGFGQKVEEAEDD comes from the coding sequence ATGGCTGCTTCTACATCCATTTCTCTCTCCTTCCTTGTAATTAACCCTAAATCACCTCTTTTCCCTCCACAAAATCAATCAATTTCACAAATTTCATCCACTAGAAACCTCCATATTCACAAAATTCAACGCTCAAATCtaccaatttcatccaaaatcaTCCCAAATCGAAGAATTTCTGCTATTTCAGAGTTATCAGAAGTGAATGTAGCTGAAACTGCCGATCAAATTGTTTCATCCACCGGTGACGACGGAGTTTCCACCGTCATTCAATCGCTTTTGGTGATTGCTTTCGTCGGGTTATCCATTCTAACAGTCGGAGTAATCTACATTGCTGTTACGGATTTTTTGCAGAAGAGAGAGAAGGAGAAATTCGAGAAAGAAGAAGCggcgaagaagaagaagagcgGCCGGAAGGGAAAAATTGTAGCGAGAGCTAGAGGTGGACCTCGAGGATTCGGGCAGAAGGTTGAAGAAGCTGAAGATGATTAG